A region from the Pseudomonas sp. P8_229 genome encodes:
- a CDS encoding FMN-dependent NADH-azoreductase, translating to MKLLHIDSSILGDNSASRQLSSQVVKAWQAAEPAAVVTYRDLAADAISHFSSTTLVAAGTTAELRNAAQQHEAELSASTLAEFIAADAVVIAAPMYNFTVPTQLKAWIDRVAVAGQTFRYTEAGPEGLCGGKKVVIVSTAGGIHAGQASGIAHEEYLKLVLGFLGITDIEIVRAEGLAYGDEVRNNAMSAAQAKISEQLFAAA from the coding sequence ATGAAACTGCTGCACATCGATTCGAGCATTCTGGGCGACAACTCGGCTTCCCGTCAGTTGAGCAGCCAAGTCGTCAAAGCCTGGCAAGCCGCCGAGCCTGCTGCCGTCGTGACCTACCGCGACCTGGCCGCCGACGCCATCAGCCACTTCTCGTCGACCACCCTGGTCGCCGCCGGCACCACTGCTGAGCTGCGCAACGCCGCACAACAGCATGAAGCTGAACTGAGCGCTTCGACCCTGGCTGAATTCATCGCTGCTGACGCCGTCGTTATCGCCGCACCGATGTACAACTTCACCGTACCGACCCAGCTCAAGGCCTGGATCGACCGCGTCGCCGTTGCCGGCCAGACTTTCCGCTACACCGAAGCCGGCCCTGAAGGCCTGTGCGGTGGCAAGAAAGTGGTCATCGTCTCCACCGCCGGCGGGATTCATGCCGGTCAGGCGAGCGGCATTGCTCACGAAGAATACCTGAAGCTGGTTCTGGGCTTCCTCGGCATCACCGACATCGAAATCGTCCGTGCCGAAGGCCTGGCCTACGGTGATGAAGTGCGCAACAACGCGATGAGCGCTGCTCAGGCGAAGATCAGCGAGCAACTGTTCGCCGCTGCGTAA
- a CDS encoding alpha/beta hydrolase family protein produces MMRLCATLLICLLGSLGSVHAAPGRHPVWSVGYHEMTFLDPLDLQPMRAIAFYPSSDREHTSLLEGYTVEAGADTKVAIGRFPMLMLSHGNTGTPIALHDLATSLARKGFVVVAVIHPGDNSRDHSRLGTLSNLYGRPIQISEAITATLGDPMLSPFVNADQVGVIGYSAGGETALILSGAQPDLDRLRRYCQERPDDRDACNTQGELIVDRDDLQPVADPRVHALLLMAPLSLKFGRHTLADVHVPVLLYSGDGDKLVAFDKNAAALARKLPTAPDFKLLAGAGHFVFMAPCNEEQIRAMPALCTDADGVDREDIHRNLISEAGQFFSRTLGKPSRAGMQTADQ; encoded by the coding sequence ATGATGCGTCTTTGTGCAACGTTACTGATTTGCCTGCTTGGCAGCCTCGGTTCAGTGCATGCCGCGCCCGGGCGACACCCTGTCTGGAGTGTCGGTTACCACGAGATGACATTCCTCGATCCGCTGGATCTGCAACCGATGCGCGCCATCGCCTTCTATCCCTCCAGCGACCGCGAACACACCAGCCTGCTTGAGGGTTACACCGTCGAGGCGGGTGCCGATACCAAGGTCGCCATCGGCCGCTTTCCGATGCTGATGCTGTCCCACGGCAACACCGGCACGCCCATCGCGCTGCATGACCTCGCCACCTCGCTGGCACGCAAGGGCTTTGTGGTGGTGGCGGTGATTCATCCCGGCGACAACTCCAGGGATCACAGCCGACTCGGCACCCTGAGCAATCTGTATGGGCGGCCGATCCAGATTTCCGAAGCGATCACCGCCACCCTCGGCGACCCGATGCTGTCGCCGTTCGTCAACGCCGATCAGGTCGGGGTGATCGGTTATTCGGCTGGCGGCGAGACCGCGCTGATCCTCTCTGGCGCGCAGCCGGACCTGGACCGCCTGCGCCGTTACTGCCAGGAGCGCCCGGACGACCGCGATGCCTGCAACACCCAGGGCGAGCTGATCGTCGATCGGGATGACTTGCAGCCTGTAGCCGATCCGCGCGTGCATGCGTTGTTGCTGATGGCGCCGCTGAGCCTGAAGTTCGGTCGTCACACCTTGGCGGATGTGCATGTGCCGGTGCTGCTCTACAGCGGCGATGGCGACAAGCTGGTGGCCTTCGACAAGAATGCCGCGGCGCTGGCGCGCAAGCTGCCGACTGCGCCGGACTTCAAATTGCTCGCCGGGGCAGGGCATTTCGTCTTTATGGCGCCGTGCAACGAAGAGCAGATTCGCGCAATGCCGGCGCTGTGTACCGACGCCGACGGTGTGGATCGCGAAGACATCCACCGCAATCTGATTTCCGAAGCCGGGCAGTTCTTCTCGCGCACGCTGGGCAAACCGAGCCGGGCGGGGATGCAGACCGCGGATCAGTGA